The following are encoded in a window of Episyrphus balteatus chromosome X, idEpiBalt1.1, whole genome shotgun sequence genomic DNA:
- the LOC129920579 gene encoding lipoma-preferred partner homolog isoform X6 has protein sequence MDPLDEQLAKLRLINTYPLAPRVYSSSSASPKNFNDASSAVTNPSNPNPTGKCSLNDSDSTVVKKSSSSSKQPAIAAGPAILPVLQRKQPSYTSHHIYSNNKVTLDNPDILDQQLEALEHHKRQLQKKGLLQKNKVVVPKLSSASFLNDSSSNGSDVTCAKSYMYSNIKPSRGGGGIGGGELCSSSSSSIDIRRKENDPLNVYSNINHKQQAQAFGAVAGNDNLTTATNNFIYSNVNFENNVDDLPPPPPPPPLEISTALNITDPLEYNNQCSVTDEDIPPPPSPVSSSYSELRRATDIYPKLPSYPMSAYVANASAKTKAGVAAMNNQATAQHAEMSCIEPQQTYMNMAYHNNDYSAYESPSSQRSFGQSSSDYYGYGSSSQGSSTYESIYEPINPRPPSQLSSRSNYLPYTSYVNSPQVSEVDRAAIGVDGVEGNTSLNIIPHLEGSASNGTKLQSHKEAEVEALTDLLVHSMDAGNDVDSFGICVACNERVIGENSGCTAMDQVYHIACFTCSQCQINLQGKPFYALDGKPYCEVDYLNTLEKCSVCMKPILERILRATGKPYHPQCFTCVVCGNSLDGIPFTVDATNQNYCIADFHKKFAPRCCVCKLPIMPEHGQEETVRVVALDRSFHFECYKCEDCGLLLSSEAEGRGCYPLDDHVLCKSCNAKRVQMLTNRMTTEL, from the exons atgatgCATCATCAGCAGTCACCAATCCATCAAACCCAAATCCAACTGGAAAATGTTCACTTAACGAT AGTGATTCTACTGTTGTCAAGAAGAGTTCGTCTTCTTCAAAGCAGCCAGCTATTGCTGCTGGACCGGCTATTCTTCCTGTGCTGCAACGCAAACAGCCAAGCTACACCAGTCACCATATCTATAGCAACAACAAAGTTACTTTAGACAATCCGGACATACTGGACCAACAACTGGAAGCACTGGAACATCATAAAAGGCAACTTCAGAAGAAGGGTCTTTTGCAAAAGAACAAAGTAGTTGTACCAAAGTTGTCTTCGGCATCGTTCTTGAATGATAGTTCGAGCAATGGTAGCGATGTAACTTGTGCCAAATCGTACATGTATTCAAATATTAAGCCATCAAGAGGAGGAGGAGGAATAGGAGGTGGTGAATTATGTTCATCTTCATCGTCTTCCATCGATATTCGACGAAAAGAAAATGATCCTTTGAATGTTTATAGTAACATTAATCATAAACAACAAGCACAAGCATTTGGTGCAGTTGCTGGCAATGATAATTTGACAACAGCTACAAATAATTTTATCTACAGTAATGTCAATTTCGAAAATAAtg TTGATGACTTACCACCGCCACCACCTCCACCACCTTTAGAAATTTCAACAGCCCTTAATATAACAGATCCATTAGAATATAACAACCAGTGCAGTGTAACTGATGAAGACATTCCACCACCGCCAAGTCCTGTAAGTTCATCTTACAGTGAGTTACGCCGAGCCACCGACATCTATCCTAAATTGCCATCCTATCCCATGTCGGCATATGTAGCTAATGCTTCAGCAAAAACAAAAGCCGGAGTTGCCGCAATGAATAATCAAGCCACAGCCCAACATGCCGAGATGTCTTGTATTGAACCACAACAAACATACATGAATATGGCTTATCATAACAATGACTATAGTGCTTATGAAAGCCCAAGCTCACAG CGCAGCTTTGGTCAATCCTCTTCGGATTATTATGGTTATGGCAGTTCTTCACAG ggctCTTCTACTTATGAGTCGATATATGAACCAATAAACCCACGGCCCCCTAGTCAGCTATCATCACGATCTAACTACTTGCCATATACGTCTTATGTCAATAGTCCTCAAGTTTCTGAAGTTGATAGAGCTGCAATTGGAGTGGATGGAGTAGAAGGAAATACTAGCTTGAATATCATTCCTCATTTAGAAGGGAGCGCAAGTAATGGCACAAAATTACAAAGCCACAAAGAAGCTGAAGTTGAAGCCTTAACAGATCTTTTAGTTCATTCAATGGATGCTGGCAATGATGTTGATAGTTTTG gcATTTGTGTTGCTTGCAACGAGAGAGTGATAGGTGAAAATTCTGGTTGTACAGCTATGGATCAGGTTTATCACATTGCATGTTTCACATGTTCTCAATGCCAAATCAATTTGCAAGGCAAACCATTTTATGCGCTTGATGGCAAGCCTTATTGTGAAGTTGATTATTTAAACACATTGGAGAAATGCTCTGTTTGTATGAAGCCAATATTGGAGCGTATCCTTCGTGCTACTGGCAAACCATACCATCCACAGTGTTTTACATGTGTAGTTTGTGGCAATAGTTTAGATGGAATTCCATTCACAGTTGATGCTACCAATCAAAATTATTGCATTGCTGATTTTCATAA GAAATTTGCACCTCGATGTTGTGTTTGTAAGCTGCCAATTATGCCAGAACATGGACAAGAAGAAACCGTTCGCGTGGTAGCTTTAGATAGAAGCTTTCATTTTGAGTGCTATAAATGCGAG gatTGTGGGTTGCTTCTCTCATCCGAAGCTGAAGGTCGTGGATGTTATCCTCTGGACGATCATGTTTTATGCAAGAGTTGCAATGCCAAGCGTGTTCAAATGCTCACCAATCGAATGACAACCGAACTCtag
- the LOC129920579 gene encoding lipoma-preferred partner homolog isoform X5 — MDPLDEQLAKLRLINTYPLAPRVYSSSSASPKNFNDASSAVTNPSNPNPTGKCSLNDVPQSMVVKQTCEPLYSKRLQSDSTVVKKSSSSSKQPAIAAGPAILPVLQRKQPSYTSHHIYSNNKVTLDNPDILDQQLEALEHHKRQLQKKGLLQKNKVVVPKLSSASFLNDSSSNGSDVTCAKSYMYSNIKPSRGGGGIGGGELCSSSSSSIDIRRKENDPLNVYSNINHKQQAQAFGAVAGNDNLTTATNNFIYSNVNFENNVDDLPPPPPPPPLEISTALNITDPLEYNNQCSVTDEDIPPPPSPVSSSYSELRRATDIYPKLPSYPMSAYVANASAKTKAGVAAMNNQATAQHAEMSCIEPQQTYMNMAYHNNDYSAYESPSSQRSFGQSSSDYYGYGSSSQGSSTYESIYEPINPRPPSQLSSRSNYLPYTSYVNSPQVSEVDRAAIGVDGVEGNTSLNIIPHLEGSASNGTKLQSHKEAEVEALTDLLVHSMDAGNDVDSFGICVACNERVIGENSGCTAMDQVYHIACFTCSQCQINLQGKPFYALDGKPYCEVDYLNTLEKCSVCMKPILERILRATGKPYHPQCFTCVVCGNSLDGIPFTVDATNQNYCIADFHKKFAPRCCVCKLPIMPEHGQEETVRVVALDRSFHFECYKCEDCGLLLSSEAEGRGCYPLDDHVLCKSCNAKRVQMLTNRMTTEL, encoded by the exons atgatgCATCATCAGCAGTCACCAATCCATCAAACCCAAATCCAACTGGAAAATGTTCACTTAACGAT GTACCACAGAGTATGGTTGTAAAGCAAACATGTGAACCTTTGTATTCTAAACGTTTACAGAGTGATTCTACTGTTGTCAAGAAGAGTTCGTCTTCTTCAAAGCAGCCAGCTATTGCTGCTGGACCGGCTATTCTTCCTGTGCTGCAACGCAAACAGCCAAGCTACACCAGTCACCATATCTATAGCAACAACAAAGTTACTTTAGACAATCCGGACATACTGGACCAACAACTGGAAGCACTGGAACATCATAAAAGGCAACTTCAGAAGAAGGGTCTTTTGCAAAAGAACAAAGTAGTTGTACCAAAGTTGTCTTCGGCATCGTTCTTGAATGATAGTTCGAGCAATGGTAGCGATGTAACTTGTGCCAAATCGTACATGTATTCAAATATTAAGCCATCAAGAGGAGGAGGAGGAATAGGAGGTGGTGAATTATGTTCATCTTCATCGTCTTCCATCGATATTCGACGAAAAGAAAATGATCCTTTGAATGTTTATAGTAACATTAATCATAAACAACAAGCACAAGCATTTGGTGCAGTTGCTGGCAATGATAATTTGACAACAGCTACAAATAATTTTATCTACAGTAATGTCAATTTCGAAAATAAtg TTGATGACTTACCACCGCCACCACCTCCACCACCTTTAGAAATTTCAACAGCCCTTAATATAACAGATCCATTAGAATATAACAACCAGTGCAGTGTAACTGATGAAGACATTCCACCACCGCCAAGTCCTGTAAGTTCATCTTACAGTGAGTTACGCCGAGCCACCGACATCTATCCTAAATTGCCATCCTATCCCATGTCGGCATATGTAGCTAATGCTTCAGCAAAAACAAAAGCCGGAGTTGCCGCAATGAATAATCAAGCCACAGCCCAACATGCCGAGATGTCTTGTATTGAACCACAACAAACATACATGAATATGGCTTATCATAACAATGACTATAGTGCTTATGAAAGCCCAAGCTCACAG CGCAGCTTTGGTCAATCCTCTTCGGATTATTATGGTTATGGCAGTTCTTCACAG ggctCTTCTACTTATGAGTCGATATATGAACCAATAAACCCACGGCCCCCTAGTCAGCTATCATCACGATCTAACTACTTGCCATATACGTCTTATGTCAATAGTCCTCAAGTTTCTGAAGTTGATAGAGCTGCAATTGGAGTGGATGGAGTAGAAGGAAATACTAGCTTGAATATCATTCCTCATTTAGAAGGGAGCGCAAGTAATGGCACAAAATTACAAAGCCACAAAGAAGCTGAAGTTGAAGCCTTAACAGATCTTTTAGTTCATTCAATGGATGCTGGCAATGATGTTGATAGTTTTG gcATTTGTGTTGCTTGCAACGAGAGAGTGATAGGTGAAAATTCTGGTTGTACAGCTATGGATCAGGTTTATCACATTGCATGTTTCACATGTTCTCAATGCCAAATCAATTTGCAAGGCAAACCATTTTATGCGCTTGATGGCAAGCCTTATTGTGAAGTTGATTATTTAAACACATTGGAGAAATGCTCTGTTTGTATGAAGCCAATATTGGAGCGTATCCTTCGTGCTACTGGCAAACCATACCATCCACAGTGTTTTACATGTGTAGTTTGTGGCAATAGTTTAGATGGAATTCCATTCACAGTTGATGCTACCAATCAAAATTATTGCATTGCTGATTTTCATAA GAAATTTGCACCTCGATGTTGTGTTTGTAAGCTGCCAATTATGCCAGAACATGGACAAGAAGAAACCGTTCGCGTGGTAGCTTTAGATAGAAGCTTTCATTTTGAGTGCTATAAATGCGAG gatTGTGGGTTGCTTCTCTCATCCGAAGCTGAAGGTCGTGGATGTTATCCTCTGGACGATCATGTTTTATGCAAGAGTTGCAATGCCAAGCGTGTTCAAATGCTCACCAATCGAATGACAACCGAACTCtag
- the LOC129920579 gene encoding lipoma-preferred partner homolog isoform X4, with amino-acid sequence MDPLDEQLAKLRLINTYPLAPRVYSSSSASPKNFNDASSAVTNPSNPNPTGKCSLNDVSPKKVGPAVPPKPNKKNNFQFPESDSTVVKKSSSSSKQPAIAAGPAILPVLQRKQPSYTSHHIYSNNKVTLDNPDILDQQLEALEHHKRQLQKKGLLQKNKVVVPKLSSASFLNDSSSNGSDVTCAKSYMYSNIKPSRGGGGIGGGELCSSSSSSIDIRRKENDPLNVYSNINHKQQAQAFGAVAGNDNLTTATNNFIYSNVNFENNVDDLPPPPPPPPLEISTALNITDPLEYNNQCSVTDEDIPPPPSPVSSSYSELRRATDIYPKLPSYPMSAYVANASAKTKAGVAAMNNQATAQHAEMSCIEPQQTYMNMAYHNNDYSAYESPSSQRSFGQSSSDYYGYGSSSQGSSTYESIYEPINPRPPSQLSSRSNYLPYTSYVNSPQVSEVDRAAIGVDGVEGNTSLNIIPHLEGSASNGTKLQSHKEAEVEALTDLLVHSMDAGNDVDSFGICVACNERVIGENSGCTAMDQVYHIACFTCSQCQINLQGKPFYALDGKPYCEVDYLNTLEKCSVCMKPILERILRATGKPYHPQCFTCVVCGNSLDGIPFTVDATNQNYCIADFHKKFAPRCCVCKLPIMPEHGQEETVRVVALDRSFHFECYKCEDCGLLLSSEAEGRGCYPLDDHVLCKSCNAKRVQMLTNRMTTEL; translated from the exons atgatgCATCATCAGCAGTCACCAATCCATCAAACCCAAATCCAACTGGAAAATGTTCACTTAACGATGTAAGCCCCAAAAAAGTTGGACCTGCCGTTCCACCaaagccaaacaaaaaaaataatttccagtTTCctgag AGTGATTCTACTGTTGTCAAGAAGAGTTCGTCTTCTTCAAAGCAGCCAGCTATTGCTGCTGGACCGGCTATTCTTCCTGTGCTGCAACGCAAACAGCCAAGCTACACCAGTCACCATATCTATAGCAACAACAAAGTTACTTTAGACAATCCGGACATACTGGACCAACAACTGGAAGCACTGGAACATCATAAAAGGCAACTTCAGAAGAAGGGTCTTTTGCAAAAGAACAAAGTAGTTGTACCAAAGTTGTCTTCGGCATCGTTCTTGAATGATAGTTCGAGCAATGGTAGCGATGTAACTTGTGCCAAATCGTACATGTATTCAAATATTAAGCCATCAAGAGGAGGAGGAGGAATAGGAGGTGGTGAATTATGTTCATCTTCATCGTCTTCCATCGATATTCGACGAAAAGAAAATGATCCTTTGAATGTTTATAGTAACATTAATCATAAACAACAAGCACAAGCATTTGGTGCAGTTGCTGGCAATGATAATTTGACAACAGCTACAAATAATTTTATCTACAGTAATGTCAATTTCGAAAATAAtg TTGATGACTTACCACCGCCACCACCTCCACCACCTTTAGAAATTTCAACAGCCCTTAATATAACAGATCCATTAGAATATAACAACCAGTGCAGTGTAACTGATGAAGACATTCCACCACCGCCAAGTCCTGTAAGTTCATCTTACAGTGAGTTACGCCGAGCCACCGACATCTATCCTAAATTGCCATCCTATCCCATGTCGGCATATGTAGCTAATGCTTCAGCAAAAACAAAAGCCGGAGTTGCCGCAATGAATAATCAAGCCACAGCCCAACATGCCGAGATGTCTTGTATTGAACCACAACAAACATACATGAATATGGCTTATCATAACAATGACTATAGTGCTTATGAAAGCCCAAGCTCACAG CGCAGCTTTGGTCAATCCTCTTCGGATTATTATGGTTATGGCAGTTCTTCACAG ggctCTTCTACTTATGAGTCGATATATGAACCAATAAACCCACGGCCCCCTAGTCAGCTATCATCACGATCTAACTACTTGCCATATACGTCTTATGTCAATAGTCCTCAAGTTTCTGAAGTTGATAGAGCTGCAATTGGAGTGGATGGAGTAGAAGGAAATACTAGCTTGAATATCATTCCTCATTTAGAAGGGAGCGCAAGTAATGGCACAAAATTACAAAGCCACAAAGAAGCTGAAGTTGAAGCCTTAACAGATCTTTTAGTTCATTCAATGGATGCTGGCAATGATGTTGATAGTTTTG gcATTTGTGTTGCTTGCAACGAGAGAGTGATAGGTGAAAATTCTGGTTGTACAGCTATGGATCAGGTTTATCACATTGCATGTTTCACATGTTCTCAATGCCAAATCAATTTGCAAGGCAAACCATTTTATGCGCTTGATGGCAAGCCTTATTGTGAAGTTGATTATTTAAACACATTGGAGAAATGCTCTGTTTGTATGAAGCCAATATTGGAGCGTATCCTTCGTGCTACTGGCAAACCATACCATCCACAGTGTTTTACATGTGTAGTTTGTGGCAATAGTTTAGATGGAATTCCATTCACAGTTGATGCTACCAATCAAAATTATTGCATTGCTGATTTTCATAA GAAATTTGCACCTCGATGTTGTGTTTGTAAGCTGCCAATTATGCCAGAACATGGACAAGAAGAAACCGTTCGCGTGGTAGCTTTAGATAGAAGCTTTCATTTTGAGTGCTATAAATGCGAG gatTGTGGGTTGCTTCTCTCATCCGAAGCTGAAGGTCGTGGATGTTATCCTCTGGACGATCATGTTTTATGCAAGAGTTGCAATGCCAAGCGTGTTCAAATGCTCACCAATCGAATGACAACCGAACTCtag
- the LOC129920579 gene encoding lipoma-preferred partner homolog isoform X2: protein MDPLDEQLAKLRLINTYPLAPRVYSSSSASPKNFNDASSAVTNPSNPNPTGKCSLNDVSPKKVGPAVPPKPNKKNNFQFPESMVVKQTCEPLYSKRLQSDSTVVKKSSSSSKQPAIAAGPAILPVLQRKQPSYTSHHIYSNNKVTLDNPDILDQQLEALEHHKRQLQKKGLLQKNKVVVPKLSSASFLNDSSSNGSDVTCAKSYMYSNIKPSRGGGGIGGGELCSSSSSSIDIRRKENDPLNVYSNINHKQQAQAFGAVAGNDNLTTATNNFIYSNVNFENNVDDLPPPPPPPPLEISTALNITDPLEYNNQCSVTDEDIPPPPSPVSSSYSELRRATDIYPKLPSYPMSAYVANASAKTKAGVAAMNNQATAQHAEMSCIEPQQTYMNMAYHNNDYSAYESPSSQRSFGQSSSDYYGYGSSSQGSSTYESIYEPINPRPPSQLSSRSNYLPYTSYVNSPQVSEVDRAAIGVDGVEGNTSLNIIPHLEGSASNGTKLQSHKEAEVEALTDLLVHSMDAGNDVDSFGICVACNERVIGENSGCTAMDQVYHIACFTCSQCQINLQGKPFYALDGKPYCEVDYLNTLEKCSVCMKPILERILRATGKPYHPQCFTCVVCGNSLDGIPFTVDATNQNYCIADFHKKFAPRCCVCKLPIMPEHGQEETVRVVALDRSFHFECYKCEDCGLLLSSEAEGRGCYPLDDHVLCKSCNAKRVQMLTNRMTTEL, encoded by the exons atgatgCATCATCAGCAGTCACCAATCCATCAAACCCAAATCCAACTGGAAAATGTTCACTTAACGATGTAAGCCCCAAAAAAGTTGGACCTGCCGTTCCACCaaagccaaacaaaaaaaataatttccagtTTCctgag AGTATGGTTGTAAAGCAAACATGTGAACCTTTGTATTCTAAACGTTTACAGAGTGATTCTACTGTTGTCAAGAAGAGTTCGTCTTCTTCAAAGCAGCCAGCTATTGCTGCTGGACCGGCTATTCTTCCTGTGCTGCAACGCAAACAGCCAAGCTACACCAGTCACCATATCTATAGCAACAACAAAGTTACTTTAGACAATCCGGACATACTGGACCAACAACTGGAAGCACTGGAACATCATAAAAGGCAACTTCAGAAGAAGGGTCTTTTGCAAAAGAACAAAGTAGTTGTACCAAAGTTGTCTTCGGCATCGTTCTTGAATGATAGTTCGAGCAATGGTAGCGATGTAACTTGTGCCAAATCGTACATGTATTCAAATATTAAGCCATCAAGAGGAGGAGGAGGAATAGGAGGTGGTGAATTATGTTCATCTTCATCGTCTTCCATCGATATTCGACGAAAAGAAAATGATCCTTTGAATGTTTATAGTAACATTAATCATAAACAACAAGCACAAGCATTTGGTGCAGTTGCTGGCAATGATAATTTGACAACAGCTACAAATAATTTTATCTACAGTAATGTCAATTTCGAAAATAAtg TTGATGACTTACCACCGCCACCACCTCCACCACCTTTAGAAATTTCAACAGCCCTTAATATAACAGATCCATTAGAATATAACAACCAGTGCAGTGTAACTGATGAAGACATTCCACCACCGCCAAGTCCTGTAAGTTCATCTTACAGTGAGTTACGCCGAGCCACCGACATCTATCCTAAATTGCCATCCTATCCCATGTCGGCATATGTAGCTAATGCTTCAGCAAAAACAAAAGCCGGAGTTGCCGCAATGAATAATCAAGCCACAGCCCAACATGCCGAGATGTCTTGTATTGAACCACAACAAACATACATGAATATGGCTTATCATAACAATGACTATAGTGCTTATGAAAGCCCAAGCTCACAG CGCAGCTTTGGTCAATCCTCTTCGGATTATTATGGTTATGGCAGTTCTTCACAG ggctCTTCTACTTATGAGTCGATATATGAACCAATAAACCCACGGCCCCCTAGTCAGCTATCATCACGATCTAACTACTTGCCATATACGTCTTATGTCAATAGTCCTCAAGTTTCTGAAGTTGATAGAGCTGCAATTGGAGTGGATGGAGTAGAAGGAAATACTAGCTTGAATATCATTCCTCATTTAGAAGGGAGCGCAAGTAATGGCACAAAATTACAAAGCCACAAAGAAGCTGAAGTTGAAGCCTTAACAGATCTTTTAGTTCATTCAATGGATGCTGGCAATGATGTTGATAGTTTTG gcATTTGTGTTGCTTGCAACGAGAGAGTGATAGGTGAAAATTCTGGTTGTACAGCTATGGATCAGGTTTATCACATTGCATGTTTCACATGTTCTCAATGCCAAATCAATTTGCAAGGCAAACCATTTTATGCGCTTGATGGCAAGCCTTATTGTGAAGTTGATTATTTAAACACATTGGAGAAATGCTCTGTTTGTATGAAGCCAATATTGGAGCGTATCCTTCGTGCTACTGGCAAACCATACCATCCACAGTGTTTTACATGTGTAGTTTGTGGCAATAGTTTAGATGGAATTCCATTCACAGTTGATGCTACCAATCAAAATTATTGCATTGCTGATTTTCATAA GAAATTTGCACCTCGATGTTGTGTTTGTAAGCTGCCAATTATGCCAGAACATGGACAAGAAGAAACCGTTCGCGTGGTAGCTTTAGATAGAAGCTTTCATTTTGAGTGCTATAAATGCGAG gatTGTGGGTTGCTTCTCTCATCCGAAGCTGAAGGTCGTGGATGTTATCCTCTGGACGATCATGTTTTATGCAAGAGTTGCAATGCCAAGCGTGTTCAAATGCTCACCAATCGAATGACAACCGAACTCtag
- the LOC129920579 gene encoding lipoma-preferred partner homolog isoform X3 translates to MDPLDEQLAKLRLINTYPLAPRVYSSSSASPKNFNDASSAVTNPSNPNPTGKCSLNDVSPKKVGPAVPPKPNKKNNFQFPEVPQSMVVKQTCEPLYSKRLQSDSTVVKKSSSSSKQPAIAAGPAILPVLQRKQPSYTSHHIYSNNKVTLDNPDILDQQLEALEHHKRQLQKKGLLQKNKVVVPKLSSASFLNDSSSNGSDVTCAKSYMYSNIKPSRGGGGIGGGELCSSSSSSIDIRRKENDPLNVYSNINHKQQAQAFGAVAGNDNLTTATNNFIYSNVNFENNVDDLPPPPPPPPLEISTALNITDPLEYNNQCSVTDEDIPPPPSPVSSSYSELRRATDIYPKLPSYPMSAYVANASAKTKAGVAAMNNQATAQHAEMSCIEPQQTYMNMAYHNNDYSAYESPSSQGSSTYESIYEPINPRPPSQLSSRSNYLPYTSYVNSPQVSEVDRAAIGVDGVEGNTSLNIIPHLEGSASNGTKLQSHKEAEVEALTDLLVHSMDAGNDVDSFGICVACNERVIGENSGCTAMDQVYHIACFTCSQCQINLQGKPFYALDGKPYCEVDYLNTLEKCSVCMKPILERILRATGKPYHPQCFTCVVCGNSLDGIPFTVDATNQNYCIADFHKKFAPRCCVCKLPIMPEHGQEETVRVVALDRSFHFECYKCEDCGLLLSSEAEGRGCYPLDDHVLCKSCNAKRVQMLTNRMTTEL, encoded by the exons atgatgCATCATCAGCAGTCACCAATCCATCAAACCCAAATCCAACTGGAAAATGTTCACTTAACGATGTAAGCCCCAAAAAAGTTGGACCTGCCGTTCCACCaaagccaaacaaaaaaaataatttccagtTTCctgag GTACCACAGAGTATGGTTGTAAAGCAAACATGTGAACCTTTGTATTCTAAACGTTTACAGAGTGATTCTACTGTTGTCAAGAAGAGTTCGTCTTCTTCAAAGCAGCCAGCTATTGCTGCTGGACCGGCTATTCTTCCTGTGCTGCAACGCAAACAGCCAAGCTACACCAGTCACCATATCTATAGCAACAACAAAGTTACTTTAGACAATCCGGACATACTGGACCAACAACTGGAAGCACTGGAACATCATAAAAGGCAACTTCAGAAGAAGGGTCTTTTGCAAAAGAACAAAGTAGTTGTACCAAAGTTGTCTTCGGCATCGTTCTTGAATGATAGTTCGAGCAATGGTAGCGATGTAACTTGTGCCAAATCGTACATGTATTCAAATATTAAGCCATCAAGAGGAGGAGGAGGAATAGGAGGTGGTGAATTATGTTCATCTTCATCGTCTTCCATCGATATTCGACGAAAAGAAAATGATCCTTTGAATGTTTATAGTAACATTAATCATAAACAACAAGCACAAGCATTTGGTGCAGTTGCTGGCAATGATAATTTGACAACAGCTACAAATAATTTTATCTACAGTAATGTCAATTTCGAAAATAAtg TTGATGACTTACCACCGCCACCACCTCCACCACCTTTAGAAATTTCAACAGCCCTTAATATAACAGATCCATTAGAATATAACAACCAGTGCAGTGTAACTGATGAAGACATTCCACCACCGCCAAGTCCTGTAAGTTCATCTTACAGTGAGTTACGCCGAGCCACCGACATCTATCCTAAATTGCCATCCTATCCCATGTCGGCATATGTAGCTAATGCTTCAGCAAAAACAAAAGCCGGAGTTGCCGCAATGAATAATCAAGCCACAGCCCAACATGCCGAGATGTCTTGTATTGAACCACAACAAACATACATGAATATGGCTTATCATAACAATGACTATAGTGCTTATGAAAGCCCAAGCTCACAG ggctCTTCTACTTATGAGTCGATATATGAACCAATAAACCCACGGCCCCCTAGTCAGCTATCATCACGATCTAACTACTTGCCATATACGTCTTATGTCAATAGTCCTCAAGTTTCTGAAGTTGATAGAGCTGCAATTGGAGTGGATGGAGTAGAAGGAAATACTAGCTTGAATATCATTCCTCATTTAGAAGGGAGCGCAAGTAATGGCACAAAATTACAAAGCCACAAAGAAGCTGAAGTTGAAGCCTTAACAGATCTTTTAGTTCATTCAATGGATGCTGGCAATGATGTTGATAGTTTTG gcATTTGTGTTGCTTGCAACGAGAGAGTGATAGGTGAAAATTCTGGTTGTACAGCTATGGATCAGGTTTATCACATTGCATGTTTCACATGTTCTCAATGCCAAATCAATTTGCAAGGCAAACCATTTTATGCGCTTGATGGCAAGCCTTATTGTGAAGTTGATTATTTAAACACATTGGAGAAATGCTCTGTTTGTATGAAGCCAATATTGGAGCGTATCCTTCGTGCTACTGGCAAACCATACCATCCACAGTGTTTTACATGTGTAGTTTGTGGCAATAGTTTAGATGGAATTCCATTCACAGTTGATGCTACCAATCAAAATTATTGCATTGCTGATTTTCATAA GAAATTTGCACCTCGATGTTGTGTTTGTAAGCTGCCAATTATGCCAGAACATGGACAAGAAGAAACCGTTCGCGTGGTAGCTTTAGATAGAAGCTTTCATTTTGAGTGCTATAAATGCGAG gatTGTGGGTTGCTTCTCTCATCCGAAGCTGAAGGTCGTGGATGTTATCCTCTGGACGATCATGTTTTATGCAAGAGTTGCAATGCCAAGCGTGTTCAAATGCTCACCAATCGAATGACAACCGAACTCtag